The following is a genomic window from Spirochaeta cellobiosiphila DSM 17781.
GCTAATGAAATCAATCTCTGTTTGACTATACATGCTTTTCAGGAAGCTATTCATTCTCAGAGTTACAGTTATATGCTGGATACTATTTGTTCTCCTGAGGAACGAAACAATATCCTCTATCAGTGGCGGGATGATGATAGACTTCTGCAAAGGAATCGTTTCATAGGTGATCTCTATAACCAGTTTCAGGAAAATCCTAGTCCAGAGAATCTTGTAAGAACAGCTGTTGCTAACTACATCCTGGAAGGTATTTATTTCTATTCAGGATTTATGTTCTTCTATAACCTGGAACGCAATGGGAAGATGAGCGGTTCTGTACAGGAGATTCGCTATATTAATAGGGATGAAAACACACATCTTTTGTTATTCCGATCTATTCTTCAAGAACTAAAGAATGAAATGCCCCATTTGTTTACACCTGAACTGCAAGAAGAATACAGACAGATGATTAAGGACGGTGTGGAACAAGAAATCGAATGGGGCAAATATGTAATCGGTAATCGAATACCTGGACTCACAGAGCAGATGATTACAGATTATATCCATTATCTGGGGAACCTAAGATGTAGAGGTTTAGGCTTGGCTATTTTATATCCTGGTGAAGAAAAAGAACCTGAATCCATGCAGTGGATAAGTCAATACAGTAATCCAAACATGGTGAAAACGGATTTTTTTGAAGCTAAACCTACAGCCTATTCTAAATCCAGTGCCTTAGTTGATGACCTATAAAAAAGATTTTCTATTGAAAAGGGTACCATAAATAAAACCAAACGATTTGGCGATTACTAATCGTTTGGTTTCTAAGGCGTGCATAACTTTAAACTCCCAGTTGTAATAAAACAATGGCAATAAAAGCAGGTAAGGACTGTACCAATAAAATCTTTTTCTTAACAGTAATTCCTCCCACTATACCAGCAATGAATATACAAAGAGAAAAGAACATAGCTGTCAAAACATCTTCATATCTTAAGGAATAGAGTATCCCCGCTGCTAGAAAAAAATTGTAGAAACCTTGATTAATGGCATTTACCTTGGTCAACTGTGCATGATCCTCATTCATATTAAACATCTTTAACCCAATAGGTTTGGTCCAAAGAAAGACTTCAGCTACAAAGATAAATAGGTGAATGATTGCTAGTATAAACAATACAAATATAGCGATATATCCCATTATGTTATTTGCTCCTTTATTCGAATGTAAGAAATATCACCTATAATAACAATTATTTCTGCTAAGGGGTAGAAAAATACCCCTTCTGATACCCTATTACCCCCCAAAGGGTAATAGGGATGAACTCCGTTTCTTCTTATTCTGGATTAGCAGAAGAGGAGAATTACTATGAGTGAGATTTTAGAGCTTGCCGTTAAAAGAGCTCAACATACTTTTAAAATATTTGTTCGAGAATTGTCTTGGGAAAGGCGTCGAATTCATAAAACACATGAATTGGCTATTGTCCGGTTAGACTTAAAGACAAACAGGGGAGGAACTTCTCCAAAAGTAGAATCTGTATGGGTAGATAATTTTCAATTCGATGGACGTCTCAT
Proteins encoded in this region:
- a CDS encoding ribonucleotide-diphosphate reductase subunit beta, which gives rise to MSEILQRKPLFNDKGDSEIGKRRIIGGNTTNLNDFNNLKYSWVSQWYRHSMNNFWIPEEINLQNDVKEYRQLSVDEKTAYDKILSFLVFLDSIQTANLPALGEFITANEINLCLTIHAFQEAIHSQSYSYMLDTICSPEERNNILYQWRDDDRLLQRNRFIGDLYNQFQENPSPENLVRTAVANYILEGIYFYSGFMFFYNLERNGKMSGSVQEIRYINRDENTHLLLFRSILQELKNEMPHLFTPELQEEYRQMIKDGVEQEIEWGKYVIGNRIPGLTEQMITDYIHYLGNLRCRGLGLAILYPGEEKEPESMQWISQYSNPNMVKTDFFEAKPTAYSKSSALVDDL
- a CDS encoding DUF1304 domain-containing protein, with the translated sequence MGYIAIFVLFILAIIHLFIFVAEVFLWTKPIGLKMFNMNEDHAQLTKVNAINQGFYNFFLAAGILYSLRYEDVLTAMFFSLCIFIAGIVGGITVKKKILLVQSLPAFIAIVLLQLGV